The genomic segment CGGACGCCGACGCGCCGACGGCCTGACCGGCCACCCGACGCTCGCGCCCCGTCCTGCACCGTTTTCTCGCCTCTCTCCGTACCGTCGAGCGACGGCCCCGGCGCGCCCACAGGTTCAAGAGGGATGCCGCGGCCAACGACCCCGTGTCGAACGCCCGTCGCCTCCTCGCCTTCGCCCTCGCCGGTGCGTTGCTCGTTCAGGCCTGCGGCGTCGCCGCCGGCGCGGCCGTCGTCGGTTCGGGTGCCCCTGCCGGCGCGGATGCCACCGCTGGCGCGGATGCCGACGCCGCGGACGCCGAACGCACGGCCGGCAGAGCGAACGCGACGACCCCGCGCGTCCTCGCCGTCTACCCGAACCCCGTCGCCGCGGACGACGCGGGCGAGTTCGTCGCCGTCCGCGGCGGCGACGTGCCGAACCTGACTCTCTCGGACGGCGAGGACGTGTTCGCTGTCCCCCGCCGACAGAGCGTCGTCGTCCTCTCGTCGGACCCGAACGCGACGCGGGCGGTGACCCCTCACCCCGTCGTCCGCGCGGACCTCTCGCTGTCGAACGCCGGCGAACGCCTCGTCCTCCGGCGGAACGGCACCGTCGTCCACACAGTCGCCTACGAGGACGCCCCCGAGAGCGACCGCTGGAACGTCTCGGCGGACCGGTGGACGCCGCTCGGACTCGACCTGCGGCCCCCCGTCGCCACCGGGCCGGCGGACGCGACGGCGTTCGTCCTCCCCGACGCGCCCGACGCGGTCGCGGAGACGCTTCGCTCGGCCGAGGACCGACTCCTCCTCGCGGGCTACACGCTCTCCTCGGACCGCGTCACGGACGCTCTCGTGGCGGCCCACCGGCGCGGCGTGCGCGTCCGCGTCCTCGTGGAGGGCGGTCCGGTCGGCGGCGTCTCCCGACGACAGGCGGCGGCGCTCGACAGACTCAATCGCGCGGGCGTCCCCGTCGCCGTCGTCGACGGCCCGGACGCGACGTTCGCCTACCACCACGCGAAGTACGCCGTCGTCGACGACCGGTCGCTCGTCCTCACGGAGAACTGGAAGCCCGCGGGGACCGGCGGCCGCGACAGTCGCGGGTGGGGCGTGCGCGTCGCCTCCGCGCGGACGGCCGACGAGTTGGCCGCCGTCTTCGAGGCGGATTCGACCGGGCGCGGCGTCGTCTCGTGGGCGTCGTACCGACGGCACGGGACGTTCGTCGCCGACCCGCCGCCGAACGCCACGTACCCGACTCGAATCGAACCCGCGCCGGTCCGCGCGACGGCGGTTCGGGTGCTGACGGCGCCCGGCAACGCCGGCGAGGCGACGATTCGCCGACTCGACGGGGCCGACGAGCGAATCTCGGTCGTCAACCCGCGCATCGACCCGGACGGGCGCTTCTTCGCCGCACTCGTCCGCGCGGCGCGACGCGGCGTCTCGGTCCGCCTCCTCCTCTCGAACGCGTGGTACGACGCCGAGGAGAACGAACGGGTAGTCGCCCGCGTCCGGGACCTCCGGGCGTCCGGACTGCCCATCGAGGCGCGCATCGCGGACCCGAGCGGTCGGTTCGGGAAGGTCCACGCGAAAGGCGCCGTCGTCGACGGCGAGACGGTGTTCGTCGGGAGCCTCAACTGGAACGACCACGCCGCGACGGAGAACCGCGAGGTGGTGCTGGAACTGCGCGGCGCGGAACCGGCGGCGTACTACCGGCGGGCGTTCGAACGTGACTGGGCGGCGGCGGGCGGCGGAGGCGGTGGACGGGGCGACGACGGAACGCCGTGGCTCCTCGTCGCCGGCGCTCTCGCGTCGGCGACGCTGGCCGGACTGGTGCTGAAGAAGACGGTTCGGTTCGAGCGGTGAACGCGCGGGTGACGCGCCCGCTTACAGGTCGGCGTCCACGGGCGCCTGCGAGGAGAGTTCGGCGTCGAGTTCCGCGTCGGCCATCTTCTCGACGAGGCTGTCGATGACCTCGCTGCGCATCCCCTTCACGAACTTGATGGAGCCGACGACGAGGTGGCCGCCGCCGGAGACGCCGCCGCCGACGACTTCCTCGTTGAGTTCGGCGACCATCTGCGGGATGTCGAGGCGGACGCCGTCGGAACGCAGGACGGCGAAGTCGGGGCCGTAGCCGATGGTAATGACGGGTTCCTGTCGCTCCTGCACCTTCCGGTCGTGGAGCTTTCCGGTCGTCTTCCCCGGCGCGGGGTAGGTAAAGCGGTGCGCCCACTCGTCCAGGTCGATGGTGTAGAGGTGCGCCCCGGAACTGAGCGTCTCGTGTTCCACGTGTGACTCCGCGGCGTCGAGTTGGCGGTCCACGTCGCGTTCGGCGCGTTCGGCGAGGAACTCGACCAGTTCCTCGTGGCGTTCCTCGTCGTCACAGCCGACGTTCAGCACGTCGTTGACGATGGACTGCCCGTCGCTGTAGCGGAGCCAGTGGGCCGCGTAGTCCAGCGCTTCGCCGATGTCGAGCAGTTTCCCGCGGTCGTAGCCCCGGTCCTCGGCGAGGGCGACGAACTCGTCCATCACCTCGGCCTTCGACCGGTCCGAGAGGCCGGCGACGGCGGGGACGTGTTCGAGGTCCTCCGTGATGGAGGGGTCGATCATGCGCGCGAGTTCGACGCACATCATCCCGGTGGTGATGCGGTAGTCCTCGTCGTACAGGTAGGGGTTGACGTGGGCGTCCAGCAGGGGTTCGACCGCCTCGGGGTCGGGGTGGTGGTGGTCGACGACGGCGATGGGCACGTCGTAGTGCGCGAGGTTCTCGTAGGCGGGCACGTCCTCCTCGGTGGACCCGTTGTCCAGCATGAGGAGGAGGGGGAGACGCTGGCCGTGGCGGGCGCGGCCCTCCAAGGCGAAGTTCAGGTCGCGCGTCACGTCCTCCATCTCGTAGAACGGGGCCTTCGACGGCAGGCGCTTGAACAGGTGTCGCGGCGCGTCGTCGTCGTCGTGGACCTCGGAGATGAAGTTCTCCAGCGCCAGTTGGACCGGCACGGAGGCGCACATCCCGTCGCCGTCGGCGTGGTGGCGGACGCGGATGGGACGCCCTTCGAGGACGGTCCGACGGAGCAGTCGGGCCACGTCGCGCAGGTCGTCGCGGAGTTTCTCGAAGGCGGGCCACTCGACGAGGGGGTCGACCTCGTTCGGTTCGGCGCGTTCGTCGAGGGCGTCGTCGAGACGCTGCCGGGTCGCTTCGGCGGCCTCGTCGTGGAGGCGAGTCAGCGAGTCGACTTCGAGTTGGAGTGCGCCCTCGTGGCTCTCGGCGGTGCCGCTGATGCGGACGGCGTCGTCCAGTTCGACCTCGGGGTGGGCGCGGACGCCCGCCTCCTCGAAGGCGGCGGCGGAGACGATACCGGTGTCGTCCGCGATGCGGAAGACGGTGGGACCGCCGGTCTGCTTTATCTGCGCGACGACGCCCTCGACGAACACGTCCATGCCGGGTTCGACGTCGGCGATGGGCGTGATGTCGGGTTCGTAGTCGACGGTGACCGTGCGGTAGTCCTCGAAGCTGACGGTGTCGAACGCGACGTCGCCGTTCTCGCGGACCTCCTCCAGCGAGACGATGAGTCGGTCGCCGACTTCGTACGTGCGGTCGAGGTTCGACTCGTGGACGAGGCCGGACACCTCGTCGGAGACGTCGACGAAGATGCCGTACTCGACGACGCCGTTGACGACGGCGTGGTAGTTCGCGCCGACTTCGGTGTCGTCGAGGGTGCAGTTCGGTGCCAAGTCGTAGACGACAGGTCGCGAGTCCGCGTCCGAACTCGAACCGGACTCGCCGCCGGAATCCCCGGCGTTTTCGACAGTCATAGTCGGTGAAAGTGGTGGCCGCCGGTTAAGACTTTACATGCGCGTCCGCCGCCGAGGCGGGCGATTCGAGGCCGCTCGCGGCCGACACTCTCAGTATCCCAGTTCGGCCAGCGACTCGCGCAGACGCGGGAGGTAGTCCCGGCCGAAGTAACGGACGTGTTCGAGGAGGGGGAAGACGCCGTACGCCGTCGCGCGCGTCTCGAAGAAGCCGTCCTCGATTCCCCGCCGGTCGGCGTACCGGTCGAAGAAGGCGTCGCCGAACGAGTCGAACAGGGCGACGTAGGCGAGTTCCACCTCGGGGTGGCCGTAGTAGACGGCGGGGTCGAGGAACGCCCGCACCGCGCCGTCGCGCACGACGACGTTCTCCCGCCACACGTCGCCGTGGACGAGAGTGGGCGCGTCGGGTTCGCGGAGGATGGCCTCCAGGTCGGCCGCGAGGGCGTCCACCCGTTCGGCGTCCCCGGGCGGGAGCGTCCCCTCCCTCGCCGCCGCCTCGGCCGCGTCGAGCAGTCGGTGCTCGCGGAAGAACTCGACCCACGAGTCGGTCCACGGGTTCGGCAGGCGGTAGGGGCCGCTGAGCGTGTCGAACGGGAACCCCGACCGCTCCGCGGTCACGTCGTGGAGGGCGGCGAGGTGGTCGGCGATATCGCGTTCGACGGCCGGCGTGAACGCGCCGTCGCCCTCGACGTACGCCATGAACAGCAGGTCGTCCGTCGCGTCGTACACCGTCGGCACCGGCAGGTCGGACTCCGCGGCGAGAGAGCGGAGCATCCGGGCCTCGACGGTCAGGGGCGTGTCGCCGACCTTGGCGACGACGGACGCGCGGTCGGCGAAGTCGAGTCGGTAGACGGTCCCCACCTCGCCGCCGTCGAGTTCGGTGAGTCCGGTCACGGCCGACTCGAACTGCGACGCTGCGCGGGCGCGGACCGTCCGGGGCGACGGCGTCGTCTCGCCGGGCATACCCGCGCTTCGGGCCGTCGCCTCCTGAGAGTGACGCTTCGGTCGTCGCGTCGCAGTCGTGCGGTTTGGTCGCTCCGTGGACCGGAACTCTTAGATGCCGACGCGACCGAGTTGGGGCATGCGCCTCTTCCGGTCGAAAGAGATTCTCGGTATCGCCGAGGAGGCACTCGACTTCGCGTTGGAGGCGTCCAAGGAGACGCACCCCAACGAGTACATGGGCTTTCTCCGCGGCGAGGACGCGCGGCGCGTCGGCCTCGACCGGTCGGGGACGGTCATCACCGACGTGCTCATCATCCCGGGGACGAAGTCGGACTCGATGAGTGCGACGGTGAACTCGAACATGATTCCGAACGACATGCGCGCGGTCGGGTCGATTCACTCGCACCCGAACGGCGTCCTCCGGCCGAGCGACGCCGACCTGGACACGTTCGGCAACGGGCAGGTCCACATCATCCTCGGCCACCCCTACCGCCGGAGCGACTGGCGGGCGTTCGACCAGGAGGGCGCGCCGACGACGCTGGACGTCCTCGACGTCGACCTGCCGGACCCCGAAGCGTTCTTCGACTTCGACGAGTCGGACCTCGGACTCGACCTGGAGGACGCCGACCGATGACGGAGCGAGTCATCGCGCAGGGGACGTTCGACATCCTCCACCCGGGGCACCTCCACTACCTGCGAGACGCCGCCGCTCTCGGCGACGAACTCCACGTCATCGTCGCCCGCCGGGAGAACGTCACCCACAAGGCCAAACCCGTCCTCCCGGACCGCCAACGCCGCGACATGGTGGACGCGCTCTCGGTGGTGACGGAGGCGCACCTCGGGCACACCGACGACATCTTCGTGCCCATCGAGCGCATCCGCCCGGACGTCATCGTCCTCGGCCACGACCAGCATCACGACCCGGAGGGCATCCGCGCGGCCCTCGACGCGCGCGGCATCGACTGCGAGGTGACGCGCGCCTCGGCGCGAGAACCGGAGTACGAGGGCGAACTGCTCTCGACCGGACGCATCATCGACCGCGTCCTCGAACAGCGCGGGCCCCCGCCCGAGGCGCCGGACGACCCGAACACGTAGCGCGTCCGACCGGGCCCCACCACGACCGGTCGCCACCGCCGACCGACGACTTTCTGTCCCCCGCGTCCGACCGTGAGCGGTAGGTATGACCGACGACCCGCCGGTGGAGTGGCACGAGTCGATGGGCGACACGAGCCTCCGCGTCCGCCAGTTGGCCGACGACGGCGCGCCGCACGGCACGATGGTGGCCGCCGACGAACTCACGGCCGCCCGCGGCCGGACGGGGAACGAGTGGGCCGCCCCGCCCGGCGGCGTCTGGACCAGCACGCTCCTCCGACCCGACCTGTCGGCGGACCGCGTCGGTCGCCTCACGTTCGCCGGCGCGATGGCCGTCGTCGACGCGGTGGAGTCGGTCGGCGTCGAGGCGCGCCTGATGTGGCCGAACGACGTGGTCGTCGGCGGCGAGAGCGAGGGCGACGGTGGGTTCGAGGCGGACGCCGACGCCGTCCCGAAGAAACTCGCCGGCGTCCTCACGGAACCCGTCGTGGACGGCGTCCCCGTTCCGGGCAAACCCGTCGACGAGGTGTTCGACGGCGACGGCGCGGCCGTCGAGTACGTCGTCGTCGGCACCGGCATCAACGCCGACTTCGACCCCGCGGAACTGCCCGTCGACCGCCCGGTGACGACGCTCCGCGCCGAAGTCGGGGCGGTGGACCGCGACCGAATCGCTCGGCGCTACCGCGAGGCGTTGCTGGCCCGGTGTGCGACCGTCGCGTCAGACGACGGCTTCGCCGCCCTGTTGGACGAGTGGCGTGAACGCGCCGAGACGCTCGGGTCGCGCGTGACGGTTCGCCGACGGGGTACCGACGACGTGACGGGCGTCGCGCGCGACGTCTCCGCGCGCGGCGGACTCCTCGTCGAGACCGACGACGTGACCGTTGAACTGACCGAAGGAGAGGCGAG from the Halogeometricum rufum genome contains:
- a CDS encoding phospholipase D-like domain-containing protein — encoded protein: MSNARRLLAFALAGALLVQACGVAAGAAVVGSGAPAGADATAGADADAADAERTAGRANATTPRVLAVYPNPVAADDAGEFVAVRGGDVPNLTLSDGEDVFAVPRRQSVVVLSSDPNATRAVTPHPVVRADLSLSNAGERLVLRRNGTVVHTVAYEDAPESDRWNVSADRWTPLGLDLRPPVATGPADATAFVLPDAPDAVAETLRSAEDRLLLAGYTLSSDRVTDALVAAHRRGVRVRVLVEGGPVGGVSRRQAAALDRLNRAGVPVAVVDGPDATFAYHHAKYAVVDDRSLVLTENWKPAGTGGRDSRGWGVRVASARTADELAAVFEADSTGRGVVSWASYRRHGTFVADPPPNATYPTRIEPAPVRATAVRVLTAPGNAGEATIRRLDGADERISVVNPRIDPDGRFFAALVRAARRGVSVRLLLSNAWYDAEENERVVARVRDLRASGLPIEARIADPSGRFGKVHAKGAVVDGETVFVGSLNWNDHAATENREVVLELRGAEPAAYYRRAFERDWAAAGGGGGGRGDDGTPWLLVAGALASATLAGLVLKKTVRFER
- a CDS encoding DHH family phosphoesterase — its product is MTVENAGDSGGESGSSSDADSRPVVYDLAPNCTLDDTEVGANYHAVVNGVVEYGIFVDVSDEVSGLVHESNLDRTYEVGDRLIVSLEEVRENGDVAFDTVSFEDYRTVTVDYEPDITPIADVEPGMDVFVEGVVAQIKQTGGPTVFRIADDTGIVSAAAFEEAGVRAHPEVELDDAVRISGTAESHEGALQLEVDSLTRLHDEAAEATRQRLDDALDERAEPNEVDPLVEWPAFEKLRDDLRDVARLLRRTVLEGRPIRVRHHADGDGMCASVPVQLALENFISEVHDDDDAPRHLFKRLPSKAPFYEMEDVTRDLNFALEGRARHGQRLPLLLMLDNGSTEEDVPAYENLAHYDVPIAVVDHHHPDPEAVEPLLDAHVNPYLYDEDYRITTGMMCVELARMIDPSITEDLEHVPAVAGLSDRSKAEVMDEFVALAEDRGYDRGKLLDIGEALDYAAHWLRYSDGQSIVNDVLNVGCDDEERHEELVEFLAERAERDVDRQLDAAESHVEHETLSSGAHLYTIDLDEWAHRFTYPAPGKTTGKLHDRKVQERQEPVITIGYGPDFAVLRSDGVRLDIPQMVAELNEEVVGGGVSGGGHLVVGSIKFVKGMRSEVIDSLVEKMADAELDAELSSQAPVDADL
- a CDS encoding fructosamine kinase family protein; translated protein: MPGETTPSPRTVRARAASQFESAVTGLTELDGGEVGTVYRLDFADRASVVAKVGDTPLTVEARMLRSLAAESDLPVPTVYDATDDLLFMAYVEGDGAFTPAVERDIADHLAALHDVTAERSGFPFDTLSGPYRLPNPWTDSWVEFFREHRLLDAAEAAAREGTLPPGDAERVDALAADLEAILREPDAPTLVHGDVWRENVVVRDGAVRAFLDPAVYYGHPEVELAYVALFDSFGDAFFDRYADRRGIEDGFFETRATAYGVFPLLEHVRYFGRDYLPRLRESLAELGY
- a CDS encoding Mov34/MPN/PAD-1 family protein; amino-acid sequence: MRLFRSKEILGIAEEALDFALEASKETHPNEYMGFLRGEDARRVGLDRSGTVITDVLIIPGTKSDSMSATVNSNMIPNDMRAVGSIHSHPNGVLRPSDADLDTFGNGQVHIILGHPYRRSDWRAFDQEGAPTTLDVLDVDLPDPEAFFDFDESDLGLDLEDADR
- a CDS encoding adenylyltransferase/cytidyltransferase family protein is translated as MTERVIAQGTFDILHPGHLHYLRDAAALGDELHVIVARRENVTHKAKPVLPDRQRRDMVDALSVVTEAHLGHTDDIFVPIERIRPDVIVLGHDQHHDPEGIRAALDARGIDCEVTRASAREPEYEGELLSTGRIIDRVLEQRGPPPEAPDDPNT
- a CDS encoding biotin--[acetyl-CoA-carboxylase] ligase, which codes for MTDDPPVEWHESMGDTSLRVRQLADDGAPHGTMVAADELTAARGRTGNEWAAPPGGVWTSTLLRPDLSADRVGRLTFAGAMAVVDAVESVGVEARLMWPNDVVVGGESEGDGGFEADADAVPKKLAGVLTEPVVDGVPVPGKPVDEVFDGDGAAVEYVVVGTGINADFDPAELPVDRPVTTLRAEVGAVDRDRIARRYREALLARCATVASDDGFAALLDEWRERAETLGSRVTVRRRGTDDVTGVARDVSARGGLLVETDDVTVELTEGEASRVRDASD